One Streptococcus sp. VT 162 genomic window, CTGATGAATTTGGAGGATTTTCATTTTGAGCACCAGATTACTAGTTATGAAAATCTTCTCTTTCATGATTTAGATCCTGATGCAGGACTTTTCTCTTTTTCTGTGCAGGAGTATCCCGATTATTTTGAGATGGAGATTTCTGAAAGTGAGCGAGTCAACGTATTCTATGGGGGAGCGGTTCTCTTTCTTAAGGGGAATCTTTATCTATTAAACCCTAAACAAATCAGCCTACTAAAGGAAATCAAGGAGCTCCCTCGTGAGGAAAGAGGGAAAAAATGCCTCCAGTTTGATAACAGTGATCGTGACCGCTTGGCAGCCTGTTTGCCTTTGTTTGGACAGCTGGGCACAGTTTCTGCTCCTGAGCGCTTGCAAATCAGATCCTTTTCACCAATCTTTTACTTTGATAGGGAGGATGACGGTCGCATTCGTTTGGATATCCAGTTTGACTATGGAGATCTTAAGGTGACTAGTCAGCAACAGCTGGAACAATTACCATTTTCAAGCGATGCCGTCTTGGAAAACCAGCTATTTCAAGTCTGTTTAGGAGCTGGTTTTGAGGCTGATTTTCAGTCTTGGAGACAGGCTTTGAAGCCAGAGGCAGTTTATTCTTTCTTTCACCATACGATTCCAGCTTTTGAGAAGTTGGGCCAGGTTTTCTTGTCTGATGAGATGAATCAGCTCTACAGTGTTCAAGCTCCTCAGGTTCAGATTGAGTCCAAGGGAGGATTGTTGGAAATCCAATTTGATTTCCAAGGGATTGCTCAAGAAGAGATTGATCAAGCTCTTAAAGCCCTGACCAGCAATCAGGATTTCTATATCAGTTTTTCTGACCAAGTGTACTTTTTTGATGAGGAAACCAAGCAGATTCGTCAAAATTTGCAGGAACTGGGAGTTGAGCTAAAAGATGGTTCTTTTCAAGCTCGAAAATCTCTAGCTTATAGCCTTTCTCAGCTTTTTGAAGGTCGAGACAGGATTTCCTTCTCGGAAGAATTTCAGCATTTAGCTCATGATTTGACTCATCCAGAGGACTTTCCTTTGGGAGATATACGGGTGCAGGCGAGCTTGAGAGACTATCAGGAAAAGGGAGTCCGTTGGCTCCAGATGCTTCATCACTATGGTTTTGGTGGCATTCTGGCAGATGATATGGGACTGGGAAAAACACTGCAAACTATTGCTTTTTTGACCAGTCAGGTGACAGAAGATAGTCGGGTCTTGATTTTAGCGCCGTCAGGTTTAATCTACAACTGGGCAGATGAATTTAGAAAATTTGCCCCACAGTTGGATTTGGCTGTCGTTCATGGTTTGAAAGCGAATCGAGAAGCAATTCTTTCTGAAAATCACCAAATCTATGTGACTAGCTATGCCACCTTTCGTCAAGACAGCGAGCTTTATCAAGAGATGGCTTTTGATTTTCTCTTCTTAGATGAAGCCCAGGTCATGAAAAATGCTCAGACCAAGATCGCTCAGAGTTTGCGCCAGTTTGTGGTGCCAGCAGTCTTTGCTTTGTCAGGTACGCCTATCGAAAATCATTTAGGAGAGTTGTGGTCTATCTTCCAAATTGTGCTTCCAGGGCTCTTGCCAAGTAAAAAGGAGTTTATGAAATTACCGGCTGACCGAGTCGCGCAGTTTATCAAGCCTTTCGTCATGAGGCGTAAGAAAGAAGAAGTCCTAACAGAACTACCTGACCTGATCGAAGTCGTCTATAAAAATGAACTGGAAGACCAACAGAAGGCTATCTATCTCGCCCAGTTGCAACAGATGCGAGACCGCCTAGCGCAAGTGACAGATCAAGAATTCCAGAGAAGTCGGGTAGAAATCTTAT contains:
- a CDS encoding RNA helicase, which encodes MAKLIPGKLRMEGVTLYETGNIEIIKEKGNRLYTRVAGEDLRYSLEDDLVFCACDFFQKRGYCVHLAALEHYLKNDEEGQVILRALEKGHEEQEEVETKVSFGGSFLERIQPQKREKIYTLSAQGQVEAGTNRLLWTLRIGLVDSQKYYVIRDIPLFLKVLVLRKSYMIGKHYENDLSWEAFDTASQDVLTFLCGLIEEGLSQDLFFPNQGRHLFFPLTFFEQGVELLMNLEDFHFEHQITSYENLLFHDLDPDAGLFSFSVQEYPDYFEMEISESERVNVFYGGAVLFLKGNLYLLNPKQISLLKEIKELPREERGKKCLQFDNSDRDRLAACLPLFGQLGTVSAPERLQIRSFSPIFYFDREDDGRIRLDIQFDYGDLKVTSQQQLEQLPFSSDAVLENQLFQVCLGAGFEADFQSWRQALKPEAVYSFFHHTIPAFEKLGQVFLSDEMNQLYSVQAPQVQIESKGGLLEIQFDFQGIAQEEIDQALKALTSNQDFYISFSDQVYFFDEETKQIRQNLQELGVELKDGSFQARKSLAYSLSQLFEGRDRISFSEEFQHLAHDLTHPEDFPLGDIRVQASLRDYQEKGVRWLQMLHHYGFGGILADDMGLGKTLQTIAFLTSQVTEDSRVLILAPSGLIYNWADEFRKFAPQLDLAVVHGLKANREAILSENHQIYVTSYATFRQDSELYQEMAFDFLFLDEAQVMKNAQTKIAQSLRQFVVPAVFALSGTPIENHLGELWSIFQIVLPGLLPSKKEFMKLPADRVAQFIKPFVMRRKKEEVLTELPDLIEVVYKNELEDQQKAIYLAQLQQMRDRLAQVTDQEFQRSRVEILSGLMRLRQICDTPALFMDDYQGASGKLDSLRDLLLQVADGGHRVLIFSQFKGMLEKIEQELPDLGLTSFKITGSTPAHDRQEMTKAFNQGERDAFLISLKAGGVGLNLTGADTVILVDLWWNPAVEAQAIGRAHRMGQEQMVEVYRLITKGTIEEKIQELQEQKKHLVSQVLDGTESRASLSLAEIREILGISEAST